The Verrucomicrobium spinosum DSM 4136 = JCM 18804 DNA segment CGTCGCTGCCCCCGGAGCGACGGCTGAGCAGCCCATGCCCATGCCGTTGCGCTGGCTCTATGTGCTACAGGACGGCACGGTGGTGGCTCCGGATGGCGGTGAAGGCGGGCGTGCCACTTTCAAGAAAGATGTGGTCATTGGAAACAACCCCATCGTGGGACGCATTGCCTTCTGGACCGATGACGAGAGCTGCAAGGTCAACATCAACACCGCGGGTGAAGGCACGGGCTGGGACGTGCCGAAGGCTGTGGGCTGGTCTGACCGGAACTTCGCCTACTTTGTTCCGGCCCAGAACGAGTTCCAGCGGTTTCCCGGTCACCCGGCCATGACCTGCTTGAGCGCCGTGCTCCAGGGTTTTGATGCCAAATACGCCTACCAGTTTCCGCAAGTGCAGAGCGATGGCACGGTGACCAACAAGACATCCTATCAGACCTGGCTTCGTAACATCTATGACCTGCTGCCCCGCGTCCAGTTGGGCACCACCGGCGAGAGCACGATGGGCGGCACGGAGACTGTCACCGGTGCCACCGGCATTCCGCTCAAGAGGGACCGTCTCTTCACCTCGGTGGATGAGTTCTTCTACGGCTCTTCTTTTGACGCCGCCACCGGGCATCGGCTTCCCAATGGGACCGGCGGATCCGTGGATGCCGCGGATCTGGAGGCGGGGCGCTTCTTCCTCACTGCGCACAGCCGTGCACCGGAGGTTAACCTCTTTAACCGTCCTCGCATCTCCCTCTGGCCCATTCAGGCAGAGACTTCCAAGCGCACGGCCAAGGACAAGCTGCTGGCCTTCTGTGCCACGTCTGGAGGGCAGTTGGGGGCCTTCCAGCGCGCCTCGACGTGGGAGAATGACTCCACCAGACAGGGGTCCTCCCAGAGCCCCTCGGAGGATTTTCAGCTCGCGGGGAATCAGGCCTTGTTCAGCTACATGCAGAAGCTCACGAAGGCGGGCATCCCAGGATTTGGCACCTCCACCTTCGATGACAAGTATGGTTCGATGAATCGAAACCAGGTGCTGCTGGAGATGTTTGACCTGGTGAGGTGGGGCGTGAACGCCAGCAATCCCTATGAAGCCCCCAAGTATCACTACCTCCCACCGCGGGCCTACACTGGGCTGAACAATGAGTATCTTGCGGAAGCCTCCGCCGTGCCGGTTGTGTCGCAGGGGACTTCCGCAGAATCGTTTGGATCCAAGCTCAAGGCCTTTGGCCGGTTCCCCACGGTGGTTGAGGCGTCGCTCATCTTCATGGCGACGGAAGTGGACAGCAACCCGGACGGCAGTCCCAAAGATGTGGCACCTGCGGACAGCAAGGCCGACAAGACGAAGCGCATGCGCGCCTATCTGGTGCTGCAGCCATTCACCCCGGTGGTGGGCATGCCGCCTTACTCGCCCAACGTGCGCTATCGCATCAAAGGCATGGAGAATTGGAAAGTGAACAGTCAACCTCTGGGCTTTCCCGCGGCCGGAGTCAATCGTGTCTGGGTGCCCGCCGGTTCGGCCAAAGATGGTGGTCACTCTACCGCCTACACTTCGTTTCATGCTCAGTTTTACCGGGCTCGCAACGGTCTGATGAAGTCCGTCGCCATCGGAGGCGTGGGTGCGGATGAGACCAATTCGTTCCCGTTTGTAAGTGTGGACGTGGATGTCTCCACACAGAACACCTTCCAGTTCACGGGCGGCCCCATCACCATCGAGACCCATGTGGGCAATGGTGCGGCCGGGCAATTGGATGACACCACCTTGATCCAGTCTGCGACATTCAATTTCTCCTCCCCTACAGGGGCCTGGCCGGTGCCGACGGTGCGCGTCAACTCGAGCATGCCCTCCAATGCGAACTGGACGGTGGCCAAAGAGTGCATGGATCTTCAAGCTCGCTTCAACAAGAACGATCCGCAAAACTATCTCATCGTCTTTGGCGACACAGTGCGGTCGGTGATCACCAATGCCAAGAACGCCAGCATGAAAGGCGACTTCCGCCTTATGTGCGGCCTGCGGGACATCCCGGCGGACTACTACGTGACTCATCCTGACTACAGCAGCACCACGAAGGAGGAGGCACAAACGCTGCGTCACGCCGGCACCACCTTCACTGGTCACTACGGCCGCATTCACGGCAATGCCAACGTTTACAACACGGTGGGCAAGCAGCACATCTGGCAGCTCGCGGGTTACACCATCGGCAATGACAAGAAGGTGACCAAGCCCTACGGTTTGCTCAGGGACGTGGCCTACTGGCAGGACTGTCAGCCAGCTGCTCCGTACCAGCTCGACGGAGCTTACAATGCCACGAACCGCCCCGGTGACTGGGACAGTGGCATGGGCCGTATCGAAGACGGACCGTACATCAACAAGCCGGACGACACGGGGGCCACCGCTGATGTGGTGAGTGTGCGCACCGGCTACTTTGCCCGTGACGGGTTCAGTCAGGAAACCAATGGGAGAACTTACTCGCCCAATCGTCAGATCTGCTCCGGAGTGGCCTTTGGCTCGCTGCCCACCGGTATGCACCCCACCCCGGCGAACAGCAATCGCGTGGGGCCCTGGCAGACGCTGCTCTTCTGCCCGAATCCGCCATCGCGCGTACGTGCGGCCAGTCTGGAGCCCATTCAGACGGATCACTGGGGATTCCGCCCACCGAGGGATCACCTGCTCCTGGACATGTTCTGGATGCCGGTGGTGGAGCCCTATGCCATCAGCGAGCCCTTTTCCACCGCCGGTAAAATCAACCTCAACACCCAGATCATGCCTTTCTCCTACATCCAACGGGATACGGGGATCCATGCCGCTCTCCGCAGTGTGAAGATCACGGCGCTGCCCGCGGAATCCGCCTGGCCCAAGGACACCACGACGAACACTGTCACCGCGGACCAGATGGAGCAGTGCTACAAGAGCTGGGAGAACTGGTATCGCTACGAGAACACCTACGACGTCAACGCGGATGAGACGATGAAGGGCTTCCGACAACGGTTCGACCAGGGGGACATCTTCCGCAGCGCCTCGGAGATCTGCGATATCTTCCTCGTACCGAAGCCGATGTCGGGCCGCACCTACTACCCCCGGGCTGATGGCCTGCCGAGCTCCTCACCGACCTATGAGAGCATGGTCACCTGGTGGAACGGCAGCCTTTCCAGCCAGAAAGACGGGTTTGAACTGACTGGCGACAACGTGCGCGAGTCCCCCTACAACCAGCTCTATCCCCGCCTCACCACCAAGTCGAACATCTTCACCGTGCACTATCGGGTGCAGGTGCTCAAGAAGGCGCGCTCCTCCGCTGCGGACGAGTGGGATGAGAGCAAGGATGCCGTCACTGCGGAGCAGCGCGGCTCCTCCATCATCGAGCGCTACATCGATCCCAACGACCCGGAACTTCCCAACTACTTCGCCAACCCCTCCCAGAGCGGAGCTTTGGACGACTATTATCGCTTCCGCGTCATCACCCGCAAAACGTTCATGCCATGAAACTGATCCTGCCACCCTCCAAGAAAAAACTACATTGTCGCGGCTTCTCCCTGGTGGAGACCACCATCGCCGTAGGCATCGCCGCCACCGTGCTTGTCGCCCTGGTGGGACTGATCCCCGTGTCCCTGGACACGCTGCGTGAGGCCTCCAACACCACCGCTTCCGCCAGGATCGTGCAGTCTATTTCCTCGGACTACCGCATGCGGGACTGGAGTGATGTGCTCCAGCAGCAGCAGCAGGGGGGGCAGCAGGACTACACCTTCGATGCACAAGGCACGCGGGTGAGGTCGGGTGACACCAGCGCCATCTTCACCGCACGCGTGTCAGTGACGGATGCGAAACCGCTGCCTGGCATGGCTTCCTCGAACCCAAGGTTGAAGGCTTTGCAGATCCTGGTCACCAGCAGCCCAGATCCTGACCTGGCCTTTCAAAAACCCGCCACCTGCATGCGTGCGCAGACCCTCCTTGCCCAGACCGGCAAGACGGCCAGTGCTGCGGCTGTGGCTTCCAACTAACCAACCTTCCCTATGTCCGGCCACTGCCCACTCCGCAAGACGGCGGCATTCACCTTGATCGAGCTCCTGGTATCCGTGGCAGTGCTCTCGGTGCTCATGATGGTGTTGTCCCAGGTGTTGTCAGACACCCAGGCCACCTGGGGCCGTGCCAAGGCCCGGACTGAGGAGTTCCGGGAGGCACGGGCCGCCTTTGAAGCCATCGCCGCGCGTCTTTCCCAGGCCACGCTGAATTCGTACTGGGGCTACAAACTGGATGCAAACGGCAATCCCCTGATCTACCAGCGCCAGTCCGAGCTGCACTATGTGAACGGTCCGGTCACGACCCTGCTGGGCAGTGCGGTGCCAGCCGCAGGGCACGCCGTCTTCTTCCAGGCTCCGCTGGGGGAGAATCTCGACCCCGGAAGTCCCAACCCTGCCTCCACAGAGCCCTATGGGCTGGAGTCCATGATTAATGCCTGGGGCTGGTATGTCACCTATGATAGTGACCTGCCACGCCGTCCCGCCTTTCTGGGAGACACCCCGGCGCATCCCGAGCGCAAGCGGTTTCGCCTGATGGAATTCCGCCAGCCGACAGAGAAGCTCTCCCTTTACCGCCTGGTCACTCCGCCCAATGGTGATGCCACCTCCACAAAGATCCCGTGGTTGGAGGCGCAGAACTCACAAAACGGCCTCTATGACTGGTTCCGCTCGGATCTGGCGGCCGACTCCCAGCCGGTGGCGGAGAACATCCTTGCCATCTTTGTCCAGCCTGTTTGGCCCATGCCTGGCAAAGACACAGGGGCGGACACCTCGGCAGCTCCCAACTACCTCTATGACACCCGCCGGCATCAATGGCCAGACACCACCACCATGGCGGAGCGCAGCCGGCATCAACTCCCACCTATGATCCGGCTCACGCTCGTAGCCCT contains these protein-coding regions:
- the vccA gene encoding Verru_Chthon cassette protein A; its protein translation is MNKRRNMNRGSQQAGMALVMVLAIVALLMGLVLALLSMGSSEARSSSAFSQTSQVRSLTDMPVSIVMGQIREATSGLGMSKTWASQPGMIRVYGTTAGTVAGRAKLETAWRLYSSDKMSEAGADFNASNEVGTLTDWKQNTAQFTDLNEPVARLDANGNIRRVYPVLDSSALSASGGTTAGKVAGFGLSSTVAAPGATAEQPMPMPLRWLYVLQDGTVVAPDGGEGGRATFKKDVVIGNNPIVGRIAFWTDDESCKVNINTAGEGTGWDVPKAVGWSDRNFAYFVPAQNEFQRFPGHPAMTCLSAVLQGFDAKYAYQFPQVQSDGTVTNKTSYQTWLRNIYDLLPRVQLGTTGESTMGGTETVTGATGIPLKRDRLFTSVDEFFYGSSFDAATGHRLPNGTGGSVDAADLEAGRFFLTAHSRAPEVNLFNRPRISLWPIQAETSKRTAKDKLLAFCATSGGQLGAFQRASTWENDSTRQGSSQSPSEDFQLAGNQALFSYMQKLTKAGIPGFGTSTFDDKYGSMNRNQVLLEMFDLVRWGVNASNPYEAPKYHYLPPRAYTGLNNEYLAEASAVPVVSQGTSAESFGSKLKAFGRFPTVVEASLIFMATEVDSNPDGSPKDVAPADSKADKTKRMRAYLVLQPFTPVVGMPPYSPNVRYRIKGMENWKVNSQPLGFPAAGVNRVWVPAGSAKDGGHSTAYTSFHAQFYRARNGLMKSVAIGGVGADETNSFPFVSVDVDVSTQNTFQFTGGPITIETHVGNGAAGQLDDTTLIQSATFNFSSPTGAWPVPTVRVNSSMPSNANWTVAKECMDLQARFNKNDPQNYLIVFGDTVRSVITNAKNASMKGDFRLMCGLRDIPADYYVTHPDYSSTTKEEAQTLRHAGTTFTGHYGRIHGNANVYNTVGKQHIWQLAGYTIGNDKKVTKPYGLLRDVAYWQDCQPAAPYQLDGAYNATNRPGDWDSGMGRIEDGPYINKPDDTGATADVVSVRTGYFARDGFSQETNGRTYSPNRQICSGVAFGSLPTGMHPTPANSNRVGPWQTLLFCPNPPSRVRAASLEPIQTDHWGFRPPRDHLLLDMFWMPVVEPYAISEPFSTAGKINLNTQIMPFSYIQRDTGIHAALRSVKITALPAESAWPKDTTTNTVTADQMEQCYKSWENWYRYENTYDVNADETMKGFRQRFDQGDIFRSASEICDIFLVPKPMSGRTYYPRADGLPSSSPTYESMVTWWNGSLSSQKDGFELTGDNVRESPYNQLYPRLTTKSNIFTVHYRVQVLKKARSSAADEWDESKDAVTAEQRGSSIIERYIDPNDPELPNYFANPSQSGALDDYYRFRVITRKTFMP
- the vccB gene encoding Verru_Chthon cassette protein B, which encodes MKLILPPSKKKLHCRGFSLVETTIAVGIAATVLVALVGLIPVSLDTLREASNTTASARIVQSISSDYRMRDWSDVLQQQQQGGQQDYTFDAQGTRVRSGDTSAIFTARVSVTDAKPLPGMASSNPRLKALQILVTSSPDPDLAFQKPATCMRAQTLLAQTGKTASAAAVASN
- the vccC gene encoding Verru_Chthon cassette protein C produces the protein MSGHCPLRKTAAFTLIELLVSVAVLSVLMMVLSQVLSDTQATWGRAKARTEEFREARAAFEAIAARLSQATLNSYWGYKLDANGNPLIYQRQSELHYVNGPVTTLLGSAVPAAGHAVFFQAPLGENLDPGSPNPASTEPYGLESMINAWGWYVTYDSDLPRRPAFLGDTPAHPERKRFRLMEFRQPTEKLSLYRLVTPPNGDATSTKIPWLEAQNSQNGLYDWFRSDLAADSQPVAENILAIFVQPVWPMPGKDTGADTSAAPNYLYDTRRHQWPDTTTMAERSRHQLPPMIRLTLVALDERDWSKLDSTATDALATQLRTLANTKVFITAAEYENDVKKLESELVNLNLGFRVFSTAVQIPAAKLMSSREN